A genomic segment from Biomphalaria glabrata chromosome 16, xgBioGlab47.1, whole genome shotgun sequence encodes:
- the LOC129923389 gene encoding uncharacterized protein LOC129923389 yields the protein MREPIQNLTPPIDQISKIETPQNPPWLMNKPKLNLSLLNFKKENTYPSILQVHFRELQESYRDCGTIYTDGSKMEGKVACACSFRNKTISRRLPDGCSIFTAELHAILLALMAVKASERRKFIICSDSKSALQALGRMKIDIPLVHKSLKLLDQITADRRDVTFIWVPSHVDIEGNKAADREAKRALNHAVSGTQIPYSDLRQRQSIASATYREWQNRWEAETYSKLRQIVADVRWRPTSKGLTRRGSTTMSRLRIGHTYITHSFVLKKEEPPLCEYCDSRLTVEHILVDCPRYQDVRAKYFRVTNLNTLFDNVDPGKVLGFIREVGLSTKI from the coding sequence atgagagaacccatccaaaatttaaccccacccattgaccaaatctctaaaatagaaacccctcagaaccctccttggctaatgaataaacccaaattaaatttatccctcctcaatttcaaaaaagaaaatacatacccaagcatactacaagtccactttagggaactgcaggagagctacagagattgtggcaccatctacacagacggatccaaaatggagggaaaggtcgcgtgtgcctgctcctttcggaacaaaacaatctcccgtagactccccgatggctgctccatctttacggccgaattgcacgcaatattgcttgcacttatggccgtaaaagcatcagaaaggaggaaatttataatctgctccgactccaaatctgcattgcaagctttggggcggatgaagattgacatcccattggtacataagagcctgaagctgttggaccaaataacagccgaccgtagggatgtcaccttcatctgggtcccctcccatgttgacATTGAGGGAAAcaaagccgcagacagagaagcaaagagagccctaaatcatgcggtgtcaggaacccaaatcccctactcggacctgagacaaagacaaagtattgcctctgccacctatcgagagtggcagaaccgatgggaggctgagacttacagtaaactcaggcagattgtggcggatgtcaggtggcggcccacatctaagggtctgacaaggcgtggtagcacgaccatgtccagacttaggattggccacacctacatcacgcactcttttgtactgaagaaagaggagcccccactttgtgagtactgtgactctcgcctcaccgtggaacatatcctcgttgattgccccagataccaggatgtcagagcgaaatattttagagtcactaatttaaatacactatttgataatgtcgaccctgggaaggtactgggctttatccgggaagtggggctatctacgaagatctga